One part of the Chryseobacterium mulctrae genome encodes these proteins:
- a CDS encoding SusC/RagA family TonB-linked outer membrane protein: protein MKKLTAGVLILVLSSSFVVAQAQTKPGDTLKTQEIEGVVVTALGIKREKKALGYSSQTLDAEKVNSVPTNNFINNLSGKVAGMEIKNNGNFGGSSNIILRGTKSLTGDNQALIVLDGVPIISGNLNSSDASKGRDGFDFGNATSDIDPNNIESINVLKGAAATALYGSMASNGAVIITTKKGKRSKSLGLTVNSTVSVGEIDRSTFPKYQKLYGAGYSGADSFSNKDVNGDGIIDILAPTGDDASYGAAFDPNLMVYQWNSFVPGNPNFGKATPWTAARNDPSKFFQKSLSFVNSFNLNGGDEINTYNLTFTNNYETGILPNSRLNKNMLSGNYSRKFSDKLTARTFLTFNDQTTVGRNSVGYGDNIMTGFRQWWPINVDVLELRDEFFRTNQNYTWNMNAPLEGDLSAAFWNNPYWDRYKNYSSDDKTRLIAGGELSYDVTDKFNILGRATVDYTNSKQEIRKAIGSHAEEFGLSQADETSGYWVFDDTIMRQTYDVIGRYNLNISDKMNALFVAGGQFMDQHQRSMENSTTGGLIIPDLYTIGNSRAYFPPIETNVRGQKAGVYAQASFDYDKFLYLEGTVRNDTSSALPKANNNYTYFSLGSSFVFSELVKPSWLNFGKVRLSYAEVGNDMAFGRPGFFANRGTVSGNPMADISTTYVDFNSLKPERQKSWEVGLETSMFKRRVTLDVSLYKTNTEDLLFSVPQSPSTKYSFSLINAGETENKGIEVALGLVPLKSENFQWDINLNWSRNRNIVKALNQGRDNLQLASFQETSLNATVGQAYGTFRGTGFVYDANGNKIVDDDGYYLVATDKVIGNIQPDWIGGVYNTFRYKNLSLGFLIDVRKGGSVYSLDQSYGGYTGIYEYTGGLNDLGNPVRNTLDNGGGIVLSGVKQDGTPNDIRIDASTAGAAFGTDGGLPQEAFVYDASYVKLREAKISYSLPADLLKNTFIKGMTLSLMGQNLWIIHKNLPDADPEAGTSSGNVQGFQSGVMPTTRIYSFNVKLDF, encoded by the coding sequence ATGAAGAAACTAACCGCAGGGGTACTAATTTTAGTACTTTCCTCGTCTTTTGTGGTTGCCCAAGCGCAAACAAAGCCAGGAGATACCCTAAAAACACAAGAAATTGAAGGTGTAGTTGTTACTGCACTGGGAATTAAGAGAGAAAAAAAAGCTCTAGGGTATTCTTCTCAAACTCTCGATGCAGAAAAGGTAAATTCTGTACCTACTAATAACTTTATCAATAACCTATCGGGGAAAGTTGCCGGTATGGAGATTAAAAACAACGGAAACTTTGGAGGTTCTAGTAATATCATATTAAGAGGTACAAAGAGTTTGACCGGAGATAATCAAGCATTAATTGTTTTAGATGGAGTTCCTATTATAAGTGGAAACTTAAATTCAAGTGATGCATCAAAAGGGCGTGACGGTTTTGACTTTGGTAATGCGACTTCTGATATTGACCCCAACAATATTGAGTCAATCAACGTACTAAAAGGCGCTGCTGCAACAGCTCTTTATGGAAGTATGGCTTCAAATGGAGCTGTAATTATTACTACTAAAAAAGGGAAGAGAAGTAAATCATTGGGTCTTACAGTAAATTCAACTGTTTCTGTTGGAGAAATCGATCGATCTACATTTCCTAAATATCAGAAATTATATGGAGCAGGATATTCCGGAGCTGACAGTTTCTCTAATAAAGATGTAAATGGTGACGGAATTATTGATATTCTTGCACCGACTGGTGATGACGCTTCTTATGGAGCAGCATTTGATCCTAATTTAATGGTTTACCAATGGAATTCTTTTGTCCCCGGAAATCCTAATTTTGGAAAAGCAACACCTTGGACGGCTGCTAGAAACGATCCTTCTAAATTTTTTCAAAAATCTCTGTCATTTGTAAACAGTTTTAATTTAAATGGGGGCGATGAAATTAATACTTATAACTTAACCTTTACCAATAATTACGAAACAGGTATTCTGCCAAACAGTAGATTAAACAAAAATATGTTGAGCGGTAATTACAGCCGTAAATTTTCTGATAAACTCACAGCCCGTACTTTTCTGACATTTAATGATCAAACAACAGTAGGTAGAAACTCTGTAGGCTATGGAGATAATATCATGACTGGTTTCAGACAATGGTGGCCAATAAATGTGGATGTTTTAGAATTAAGAGATGAATTTTTCAGAACAAACCAAAATTATACATGGAACATGAATGCCCCATTAGAAGGAGACTTATCTGCAGCATTTTGGAATAATCCTTACTGGGACAGATACAAAAATTATTCTTCTGATGATAAAACAAGGTTAATTGCCGGAGGTGAATTGTCTTACGATGTTACAGATAAATTCAATATCTTAGGTAGAGCTACTGTAGATTACACTAATAGTAAACAAGAAATCAGAAAGGCAATAGGAAGTCATGCTGAAGAGTTTGGCTTATCTCAGGCTGATGAAACTTCAGGATATTGGGTGTTTGATGATACAATCATGAGACAAACTTATGATGTAATTGGGCGATATAATTTAAATATTTCGGATAAGATGAATGCGCTTTTCGTAGCCGGTGGTCAATTTATGGATCAACATCAAAGAAGTATGGAAAATTCAACCACGGGTGGATTAATTATTCCGGATCTTTATACTATAGGAAATTCCAGAGCTTACTTCCCCCCTATTGAAACAAATGTTAGAGGACAGAAAGCAGGAGTCTATGCACAGGCATCTTTTGACTATGATAAATTTTTGTATTTAGAAGGTACGGTTCGTAACGATACTTCAAGTGCGCTTCCAAAAGCAAATAATAATTATACTTATTTCTCTTTAGGTTCTAGTTTTGTATTTAGTGAATTAGTTAAACCTAGTTGGTTAAATTTTGGGAAAGTAAGACTAAGCTACGCGGAAGTAGGTAATGATATGGCATTTGGAAGACCTGGTTTTTTTGCTAATAGGGGAACTGTTAGTGGTAATCCAATGGCAGATATTAGTACAACTTATGTAGACTTTAACAGCTTAAAACCGGAAAGACAAAAAAGCTGGGAAGTAGGTCTTGAAACTTCAATGTTTAAGAGAAGGGTAACTTTAGATGTTTCGTTGTATAAAACAAATACAGAAGATTTATTGTTTAGTGTGCCACAATCTCCTTCCACCAAATATAGTTTTTCACTTATTAATGCTGGAGAAACTGAAAACAAAGGTATCGAGGTTGCGCTAGGACTTGTTCCATTAAAAAGTGAAAACTTCCAATGGGATATTAATTTGAACTGGTCTCGTAACAGAAATATAGTTAAAGCTCTTAATCAAGGAAGAGATAATCTACAATTGGCAAGTTTTCAGGAAACATCATTAAATGCTACTGTTGGTCAAGCATACGGAACTTTTAGAGGGACAGGATTTGTGTATGATGCAAATGGTAACAAAATAGTAGATGATGATGGATATTATTTAGTCGCTACAGATAAGGTTATAGGAAATATACAACCAGATTGGATTGGTGGTGTTTACAATACCTTTAGATATAAAAATCTATCTCTTGGTTTTTTAATTGATGTTAGAAAAGGAGGTAGTGTTTACTCTTTAGACCAGTCTTATGGAGGATATACAGGAATCTATGAATATACAGGAGGACTAAATGATTTAGGGAATCCTGTCAGAAATACACTTGATAATGGTGGAGGTATAGTCCTTTCAGGAGTAAAACAGGATGGTACTCCAAATGATATCAGAATAGATGCTTCTACTGCAGGCGCAGCTTTTGGTACAGATGGAGGTTTACCTCAAGAAGCTTTTGTTTATGATGCTTCATACGTAAAGCTAAGAGAAGCAAAGATTTCTTATAGCTTACCTGCTGATTTATTAAAAAATACTTTTATTAAAGGAATG
- the yidC gene encoding membrane protein insertase YidC yields the protein MQQNNGLDKSQIISFAVLCLVLFGFMFYFQRNSAEEEKLKAEQQKTEQAKTPVKQTPAADINPNVTPNAIQVSNLANNELKLEFSSLGGQVSKVELLKYKAYDQKTDKADLPLNLITKNNSSYGFQFKNKSGKTVNTKDLVFSPVVNGNSVTLTANYNGAAIQFIYTLNNNPKAELKDQYTLDFKVRTQGLANVTSDNKADFTWDYSVRNLEKGRAQEQTHSEFAYAFNNYKDYDYDGRTDMNEEKETLNWIGVKQQFFSSVIESKTGFTNSKGNQESIEEGEYLKKLNFEGFVAMNGGEFNQDFTWYFMPLDLPLLKSYDKNFDEILPLGWSFIGGMNRYFFMWLYSIIAGWGISAGWVIFLMTIIVKLILSPIMYKQHKLSAMMKVIRPEIDEANAKFKDADPMKKQQATMEIYRKAGVNQMAGCLPALVQIPIFYALFRFFPNFIDLRGQGFWFAKDLTAYDDLIKLPFKIPFLGDHLSVFAIACTIVILIYTVMTSGNMQQPQQEGMPNMKVIMYIFPITFLFFLNTSASGLSWYYFVSNAINILIILVIKYVILDEKKIHAQIQANKEKPKAEGKFQKRMREMMEKAQDAQKAQEQTKGKKK from the coding sequence ATGCAACAGAACAACGGACTCGATAAAAGTCAGATTATTAGTTTTGCGGTTTTATGTTTGGTTCTTTTCGGATTCATGTTTTATTTCCAAAGGAATAGCGCTGAAGAAGAAAAACTGAAAGCTGAACAACAGAAAACAGAACAGGCTAAAACTCCAGTGAAACAAACTCCGGCAGCCGATATCAATCCCAATGTAACCCCGAATGCGATTCAGGTTTCCAATTTGGCAAACAACGAGCTGAAGCTTGAGTTTTCAAGTTTAGGAGGTCAGGTTTCAAAAGTTGAGCTTTTAAAATACAAAGCTTACGATCAGAAAACTGACAAAGCCGATCTTCCGCTTAATCTGATTACAAAAAATAACTCGAGCTACGGTTTTCAATTCAAAAATAAATCTGGAAAAACTGTCAACACCAAAGATTTGGTGTTTTCTCCAGTTGTTAATGGTAACTCAGTTACTTTAACGGCAAACTACAACGGTGCAGCCATTCAGTTTATTTATACTTTAAATAATAATCCTAAAGCTGAGCTTAAAGATCAATATACTTTAGATTTTAAAGTGAGAACTCAAGGTTTGGCGAATGTAACTTCTGATAATAAAGCAGATTTTACTTGGGATTATAGTGTAAGAAACTTAGAAAAAGGTAGAGCTCAGGAACAAACCCATTCAGAATTTGCTTATGCATTTAATAATTATAAAGATTATGATTATGACGGCAGAACAGATATGAATGAGGAAAAAGAAACCCTTAACTGGATCGGTGTAAAACAGCAGTTTTTCTCTTCTGTAATCGAATCTAAAACAGGTTTCACAAATAGTAAAGGAAATCAGGAGTCAATTGAAGAAGGCGAATATTTGAAAAAATTGAATTTCGAAGGTTTCGTAGCAATGAACGGAGGGGAATTTAATCAGGATTTTACATGGTATTTTATGCCATTGGATTTACCTTTATTAAAATCTTACGACAAAAATTTTGACGAAATTTTACCTTTAGGATGGTCTTTCATCGGAGGAATGAACCGTTATTTCTTCATGTGGTTATACAGTATTATCGCAGGATGGGGAATATCTGCAGGTTGGGTAATTTTCTTAATGACGATTATTGTGAAATTGATCTTGTCGCCAATTATGTATAAGCAGCATAAATTGAGTGCGATGATGAAAGTAATTCGTCCTGAGATTGATGAAGCGAATGCAAAATTCAAGGATGCAGATCCTATGAAAAAACAACAGGCAACCATGGAAATCTATAGAAAAGCAGGCGTTAATCAAATGGCGGGATGTCTTCCGGCGTTGGTGCAAATTCCGATTTTCTACGCATTGTTCAGATTCTTCCCGAACTTTATCGACTTAAGAGGACAAGGATTCTGGTTTGCAAAAGACCTTACCGCATATGATGATTTGATTAAACTACCATTTAAAATTCCTTTCCTGGGAGATCATTTAAGTGTTTTTGCGATTGCATGTACGATTGTGATTTTAATTTATACGGTAATGACTTCAGGAAATATGCAGCAGCCACAACAGGAAGGTATGCCAAATATGAAAGTGATTATGTATATTTTCCCTATCACATTCTTATTCTTTTTAAATACTTCTGCATCGGGTTTATCTTGGTATTATTTTGTATCGAATGCAATTAATATTTTGATTATTCTCGTCATTAAGTATGTAATTCTGGATGAAAAGAAAATTCATGCCCAAATTCAGGCCAACAAAGAAAAGCCTAAAGCGGAAGGGAAATTCCAAAAACGAATGAGAGAAATGATGGAAAAGGCTCAGGACGCACAGAAAGCGCAAGAGCAAACGAAAGGCAAGAAAAAATAA
- a CDS encoding YceI family protein — MKKILLSFAFALVSAFTFAQTTWTVDPAHSSINFNIKHMGISFVQGRFDQFKGEVHTPGANLDSGHFNFVVMPESINTGVEMRDKHLKSTDFFDAEKFPQMRFESASFTKVKGNDYILKGKLTIKDVTKEISIPVTFGGITKNQQGKEVAGLQAKFTVNRLDYNIKYDPTGAGVAKDVEVTLFLELAK; from the coding sequence ATGAAAAAAATACTATTAAGCTTTGCTTTTGCTTTAGTAAGCGCATTCACTTTTGCACAAACTACTTGGACGGTGGATCCGGCGCACTCATCAATTAATTTCAATATTAAGCACATGGGAATTAGTTTTGTGCAGGGAAGATTTGATCAGTTCAAAGGTGAAGTACATACTCCGGGTGCAAATTTAGATAGTGGTCATTTCAACTTTGTGGTGATGCCTGAATCTATCAACACTGGAGTAGAGATGAGAGATAAGCATTTGAAAAGTACAGATTTCTTCGATGCTGAAAAATTTCCGCAAATGCGTTTTGAAAGTGCATCTTTCACAAAAGTTAAAGGCAATGATTATATCCTAAAAGGTAAATTAACGATTAAGGATGTAACAAAAGAGATAAGCATTCCGGTAACTTTCGGCGGTATTACAAAAAATCAACAAGGAAAAGAAGTTGCGGGCTTACAGGCAAAATTTACAGTAAATCGTTTAGATTATAATATTAAATATGATCCAACTGGAGCAGGTGTTGCAAAAGATGTTGAGGTTACTTTATTTTTAGAATTAGCGAAATAA
- a CDS encoding ribonuclease HII — protein MDLLKKWSNNYIEAGCDEVGRGCLCGPVVAAAVILDENFEQSLVNDSKKLSFKTRMDLDSYIKDNVKSFAIAELSPAFIDEHNILNASIHAMHNALDMLTIRPEFILVDGNKFHPYNFIPHQCVIKGDSKFLSIAAASILAKNYRDKLMIELHEEHPEYGWNTNFGYATKKHQEALIKHGITKYHRQSFRLKYD, from the coding sequence ATGGATTTATTAAAGAAATGGTCAAATAATTATATCGAAGCAGGTTGCGACGAAGTTGGAAGAGGTTGCCTGTGCGGACCGGTTGTTGCGGCAGCTGTAATTTTAGATGAAAATTTTGAGCAGAGCCTTGTTAACGATTCAAAGAAGTTGAGCTTTAAAACGAGGATGGATTTGGATAGTTACATTAAAGATAATGTAAAAAGTTTTGCAATTGCTGAGCTTTCTCCTGCATTCATTGATGAACATAATATATTGAACGCCAGTATTCATGCCATGCACAATGCTTTAGATATGCTAACTATAAGACCCGAGTTTATTTTGGTAGACGGAAATAAATTTCACCCTTATAATTTTATTCCTCATCAATGTGTAATTAAAGGGGATTCTAAATTTTTATCAATCGCAGCAGCTTCTATTTTAGCAAAAAATTATCGCGATAAACTGATGATAGAACTCCACGAAGAACATCCGGAGTATGGGTGGAATACTAACTTTGGTTACGCCACAAAAAAGCATCAGGAAGCCCTGATAAAGCACGGTATCACAAAATATCACCGACAGTCTTTCCGTTTAAAATATGACTAG
- a CDS encoding CTP synthase, whose translation MSKKNTKYIFVTGGVTSSLGKGIVSASLGLLLKSRGFNVTIQKLDPYINIDPGTLNPYEHGECYVTEDGAETDLDLGHYERYLDAPTSQNNNVTTGKIYQTVIEKERKGDFLGKTVQVIPHITNEIKRRIKILSKQNYDIIITEIGGTVGDIESLPYIETVRQLKWELGEKNSMVIHLTLLPYLASSGELKTKPSQHSVRQLMESGIMADVLVCRTEHKIPKDQRAKLAQFCNVSLDNVIECKDLETIYEVPMYLQKQNFDDVVLKELDLKSDKKADLKDWETFLKKFKNPKKTVEIALVGKYVSLQDSYISIAEAFKHAGADLETEVKVRWVYSGDLTKENIKETLDGVSGILVAPGFGDRGIEGKILTAQYARENKVPMLGICLGMQIMTVEFARNVLGYSKANSMEFDSSTEHPVISLMEEQKNVVDKGGTMRLGAWKCSLKNGSKLNEIYGAKNISERHRHRYEFNSDYIGEFEKNGFLATGTNPETGLVEALEMPNHPFYVGVQYHPEYKSTVATPHPLFRAFIKACSAK comes from the coding sequence ATGAGTAAAAAGAATACAAAGTACATCTTTGTGACAGGAGGTGTAACTTCATCTTTGGGAAAGGGAATCGTTTCTGCTTCTCTGGGACTTCTACTAAAATCACGCGGCTTTAATGTAACGATTCAAAAACTGGATCCTTATATTAATATCGACCCAGGAACATTAAACCCTTATGAACACGGAGAATGCTATGTAACCGAAGATGGTGCGGAGACGGATCTGGATTTAGGACACTATGAGCGTTATCTTGATGCGCCTACTTCTCAAAACAACAACGTTACAACAGGAAAAATCTACCAAACGGTTATCGAAAAAGAAAGAAAAGGAGACTTTCTTGGAAAAACAGTTCAGGTAATTCCTCATATCACGAACGAAATTAAGCGTAGAATTAAAATTTTATCTAAACAGAACTACGATATCATTATTACTGAGATCGGAGGAACTGTGGGAGATATAGAATCTTTGCCTTACATTGAAACTGTACGTCAGTTGAAGTGGGAATTGGGTGAGAAAAATTCTATGGTGATTCACTTAACTTTACTGCCATATTTGGCTTCAAGTGGAGAATTAAAAACAAAACCTTCTCAGCATTCTGTTCGTCAATTGATGGAAAGCGGAATTATGGCCGATGTTTTGGTTTGTAGAACGGAACACAAAATTCCGAAAGATCAGAGAGCAAAACTAGCTCAGTTCTGTAATGTTTCTTTGGATAATGTAATTGAATGTAAAGATTTGGAAACGATTTATGAAGTTCCAATGTACCTTCAAAAACAAAACTTTGATGATGTAGTTCTTAAAGAATTAGATCTTAAAAGTGATAAAAAAGCAGATCTGAAAGACTGGGAAACTTTCTTGAAGAAATTTAAAAATCCAAAGAAGACTGTAGAAATTGCTTTGGTAGGAAAATATGTTTCTCTTCAGGATTCTTATATTTCTATTGCTGAAGCTTTCAAACATGCAGGTGCAGATTTGGAAACCGAAGTAAAAGTAAGATGGGTTTACAGTGGTGATTTAACTAAAGAAAATATCAAAGAAACTTTAGATGGAGTTTCAGGTATTTTGGTTGCACCAGGATTTGGTGACAGAGGTATTGAAGGTAAAATTCTTACCGCTCAGTATGCAAGAGAAAATAAAGTTCCCATGTTAGGAATTTGTTTAGGAATGCAGATCATGACTGTGGAGTTTGCAAGAAATGTTTTAGGATATTCTAAAGCCAACTCAATGGAATTTGATTCTTCTACAGAGCATCCTGTAATTTCTTTAATGGAAGAACAGAAAAATGTAGTCGACAAAGGAGGTACAATGCGTCTTGGAGCTTGGAAATGTTCTTTGAAAAACGGTTCAAAATTAAACGAAATTTACGGAGCGAAAAATATTTCTGAAAGACACCGTCACCGTTATGAATTCAACAGTGATTATATCGGCGAATTCGAGAAAAACGGCTTCTTAGCAACAGGTACAAATCCTGAAACAGGTTTGGTAGAAGCATTAGAAATGCCGAATCATCCATTCTATGTTGGGGTACAGTATCACCCGGAATATAAGAGTACGGTTGCAACACCGCATCCTTTATTCAGAGCTTTCATTAAAGCATGTTCAGCTAAATAA